A window from Dermacentor albipictus isolate Rhodes 1998 colony chromosome 10, USDA_Dalb.pri_finalv2, whole genome shotgun sequence encodes these proteins:
- the waw gene encoding translation factor GUF1 homolog, mitochondrial produces MRSSLLVSSRWCNRRTVWDDCVHKWTCQQRSLRRHCSTNSGAINSEERKYDIDPSQFSQKVVRNFCIVAHVDHGKSTLSDRLLEFTGTIKPSRDNKQVLDRLPVERERGITVKAQTASMVFEKPGHPEPYLLNLIDTPGHVDFSYEVLRSVSVCQGVILLVDANQGIQAQTVANFNIAFCSDLAIIPVLNKIDLKNADVDGVTTQMENVFGIDKKDVLKVSAKEGIGIEELVYAIIEKIPPPSGNPDAPFRGILLDSWYDRYRGVIALVIAIDGTLRPGDEIVSHATGTTYTVRDLGFMKPLETSTPLLCAGQAGYVVANMRSPKEAHTGDTLSHKCDHVKPLPKFQESKPMVFAGVYPEDQSKNNEMRSAIDRLLLNDPSVQVSIESSPALGLGWRLGFLGLLHMDVFCQRLDQEFNAQVVVTAPSVSYQIKVHGAKQIKHYGGEIITINNPLNMPDPAIIKEYYEPMVMATIITPDTYLSEVMGLCADNRGVAKATQNVDNTTILLQYKFPLSEIIIDFYDALKSITSGYASFDYEEVGYELTNLVKLNIILNGKVIEELTTIVHATRARQAGRSMLLRLKESIPQQIYAVALQAAVGGKILAREDIKALKKNVLAKCYGGDITRKLKLLKKHSEKQKKLRTIGNIQIPRDAFINVLKRT; encoded by the coding sequence ATGCGTAGTTCTCTGCTTGTTTCCTCCCGGTGGTGCAACCGGAGGACAGTCTGGGACGATTGTGTCCATAAGTGGACTTGTCAGCAGCGTTCGTTACGAAGGCATTGTTCTACGAATTCGGGTGCGATCAACAGCGAAGAACGCAAGTATGACATTGACCCGAGCCAGTTCTCCCAGAAGGTTGTACGAAACTTCTGCATCGTAGCCCACGTAGATCACGGCAAGAGCACGCTTTCTGACCGCCTGCTGGAGTTCACGGGGACGATAAAGCCGTCTCGGGATAACAAGCAGGTGCTAGATCGCCTCCCCGTTGAACGAGAGCGGGGCATCACAGTCAAGGCACAGACGGCATCGATGGTCTTCGAGAAGCCGGGTCACCCCGAGCCGTACCTTCTGAACCTTATTGATACTCCTGGTCACGTCGATTTCAGCTACGAGGTACTTCGGTCCGTGTCGGTGTGCCAAGGTGTCATTCTCTTAGTTGACGCCAATCAAGGAATCCAAGCCCAAACAGTGGCCAACTTCAACATCGCCTTCTGTTCTGATCTTGCTATTATACCTGTCCTGAACAAGATAGACTTAAAAAACGCTGATGTCGACGGCGTGACGACCCAAATGGAAAATGTTTTTGGCATTGACAAGAAAGATGTGCTCAAGGTgtcagctaaagaaggcattggcATTGAAGAACTTGTGTATGCCATTATAGAAAAAATACCACCACCCAGTGGAAACCCTGATGCACCATTTCGCGGCATCTTGCTTGACTCGTGGTATGACCGATACCGCGGTGTTATTGCACTCGTTATAGCAATTGATGGCACGCTGCGGCCAGGGGATGAAATCGTATCTCATGCTACTGGAACAACATACACTGTACGAGACTTGGGTTTCATGAAGCCTCTTGAAACTTCTACTCCACTCTTGTGCGCCGGTCAAGCTGGATATGTGGTTGCAAACATGAGGTCTCCAAAGGAAGCCCATACTGGTGACACATTATCACACAAGTGCGATCATGTTAAGCCACTTCCAAAGTTTCAGGAGTCAAAGCCCATGGTGTTTGCAGGTGTTTACCCTGAAGACCagtctaaaaacaatgaaatgCGAAGTGCAATTGACCGCCTTCTGCTTAATGATCCTAGCGTACAAGTTTCTATTGAATCTAGCCCTGCACTGGGCCTGGGGTGGCGCCTGGGATTCCTTGGGCTTCTACACATGGATGTTTTCTGCCAGAGGCTAGACCAAGAGTTTAATGCACAAGTAGTTGTAACAGCTCCCAGCGTGAGTTACCAAATCAAGGTGCATGGAGCAAAACAGATTAAGCATTATGGAGGTGAAATCATCACCATCAACAACCCACTCAATATGCCTGATCCAGCAATCATCAAAGAATATTATGAACCCATGGTAATGGCTACGATCATCACTCCAGACACATACCTCAGTGAAGTGATGGGCCTGTGTGCTGATAATCGAGGTGTTGCcaaggctacacaaaatgtagaTAACACCACCATCCTTCTCCAGTACAAGTTTCCTCTAAGTGAGATTATTATTGACTTTTATGATGCACTCAAGTCCATTACATCAGGGTATGCCAGCTTCGACTATGAGGAAGTTGGCTATGAGCTCACCAACTTAGTGAAGTTGAATATAATTCTGAATGGAAAAGTTATTGAAGAGCTAACAACGATTGTGCATGCCACCCGGGCTCGACAGGCAGGCCGTTCTATGCTGCTAAGATTGAAGGAAAGCATTCCTCAGCAAATTTACGCTGTAGCACTTCAGGCAGCGGTTGGCGGCAAAATTCTAGCTCGTGAAGATATCAAAGCTCTTAAAAAGAATGTCCTTGCAAAGTGTTATGGTGGTGATATTACACGGAAGTTAAAACTCCTGAAGAAACATTctgagaaacaaaaaaaacttaGGACCATTGGGAACATCCAGATTCCTCGTGATGCCTTTATTAATGTTTTGAAGCGGACATGA